A portion of the Leucoraja erinacea ecotype New England chromosome 9, Leri_hhj_1, whole genome shotgun sequence genome contains these proteins:
- the chga gene encoding chromogranin-A, translated as MGSRLDYMFLYVSLPLVSSSPVPKEPSKADAKIMNCVVEVISDTLSNPSPLPISQECMEALKGDERIISMLRHQNLLREFQELAAEGANEKALQMKQNNDFKEKQLEVLKNNANKKISSLDNIKENPAEQHRSSAEKAKMEEEEMGKEKHPAVRRHRYMKLGDTTTDSSSIITVRDTETARKVPIGDESFKSSSSESESQDQRQSEEHSTEAHEDEYIEEVGEDHIKESSEEDEEETHNPNEDSKDEELTYSEEPSQEDWGDEATNSDSSEVKENGKGSDEEMRSNEDSERNQNSVNVEEESASKNDGKDEELSEEWEEGKQKLEELVTEKKLRKHEASDEDKLIRFENHKPHGRHDHLQHVQGNKRSHPEEVRQKDKMAIASPALRKQLDVEDKKEEEGSAIRKNEEQEVESLEEIESELEAMARRLHEMRGS; from the exons ATGGGCAGTAGACTCGATTACATGTTCTTGTATGTTTCCCTTCCTCTAGTCTCATCGTCGCCTGTGCCCAAGGAACCATCGAAAGCCGACGCCAAG ATCATGAATTGTGTTGTGGAGGTAATATCCGACACATTGTCCAACCCCAGCCCTTTGCCGATCAGCCAGGAATGCATGGAAGCTCTCAAGGGAG ATGAGAGAATAATCAGCATGCTTCGACATCAAAACCTCCTGCGTGAATTTCAGGAACttgctgctgaag GGGCCAATGAGAAGGCACTCCAGATGAAACAGAACAACGATTTCAAAGAGAAGCAACTTGAAGTTCTCAAGAATAATGCCAACAAAAAGATATCATCATTGG ATAACATTAAAGAGAATCCAGCAGAACAGCATAGATCATCTGCTGAGAAAgcgaaaatggaggaggaggaaatgggaaaGGAAAAACACCCAGCTGTAAGAAGGCACCGTTATATGAAGCTTGGGGACACAACTACAGACTCGAGCAGCATTATAACCGTCAGAGATACAGAAACCGCAAGGAAGGTTCCAATAGGAGATGAGTCATTCAAAAGTAGCTCCTCTGAAAGTGAGTCCCAAGATCAGAGGCAAAGTGAGGAGCATAGCACAGAAGCACATGAAGATGAATACATCGAGGAAGTGGGTGAAGATCACATCAAAGAGAGTAGTGAGGAGGATGAGGAAGAAACTCACAACCCTAATGAAGACAGTAAGGATGAGGAGCTAACCTACAGTGAGGAACCCTCACAAGAAGACTGGGGAGACGAAGCAACCAACAGTGATAGTTCGGAGGTGAAGGAAAATGGTAAGGGCTCAGATGAAGAAATGAGGTCCAATGAAGACAGCGAGAGGAACCAGAATTCAGTAAATGTAGAGGAAGAATCTGCaagcaaaaatgatggaaaagatGAAGAGTTGTCTGAAGAGTGGGAGGAGGGGAAACAAAAGTTGGAAGAATTAGTCACAGAGAAGAAGTTGAGAAAACATGAAGCGAGCGATGAAGACAAATTGATCCGATTTGAAAACCATAAACCACATGGCAGGCACGATCATCTCCAACATgtgcagggaaacaaaagatctcaTCCTGAGGAAGTTAGGCAGAAGGACAAGATGGCCATTGCATCACCTGCATTGCGAAAACAGCTTGATGTGGAAGATAAGAAGGAAGAGGAAGGAAGTGCAATCAGGAAGAATGAG